Below is a window of 'Nostoc azollae' 0708 DNA.
AGCTACAGTCATTCCCGCAGCAAACAAACCTAAACCTAGCATTGTAGTTGGTTCCGGAATAGGAGTTAGATCAGTAACTATAGTTAACTGGTAAGTGCTTGAAATACCAGAAAGAGAAGCGTTCAAAAAGCCTGTCGCCACAGTTACTCCATCGAAATTAAATCTTCCTGTCAGACCATCCAATGTTACATCACTGATGTTATTGCTCGCTAACTGAGTTATGGTAACTTCAGTATAGTCTAGGTCAAAGGTAAGAAAGGCAGTAACACCATCTAGGGTTCTTTCTCCAAAGTCAATAAATGGAGTGTAAGTTCCTGTTAAGTATGTAGCTCTTATAGCTGAGATAATAGCTGTTCTTGTTAGATTCAGAGTGGTAATACTAATGCCTGTAATAGCCAATGTATTTGAGTCCGAGTTTGGTGTGAAGTTTGCAAAATCACCTGTAAGATCCACACCATCAACATCGACAAACGTAACGCTAGTAGTAGCTGGATTCACTCCATCGCTAGGAACTATAGCTGTACCATTAATACCAATACTGCCATTCAGTGTTAAGGCCTGAGCAGAACCAGCAGAACCTAAGAAACCAGCAGCAGCAATAGGTAGTACAGCAGCAGCGCCTAACAATTCAGATTTGAAATTAAACATTGTAGTCTTCCGCTCCTATCAAAAAATTGCGAACAAATAATTAGGTGATATTCCTAGCAACCGTCCTGTAAGTTGCGTAGTAGTTTATGAAATTAAGTGATATTATCCCTGTATGGAGTCGTTTTGTGTTTTTGTTTAAATACTAGGCTAGGATTGCTGTGTTAAGACCGTTAGGATACTGTAGCTGTTTGCTTGAGTTCCTTGAGTTTTTTCTGTGTTCCCCATACAACAATAATTACATACTCAGCCAGTGACTGGCAACATATACTGAAGCATCTTGATATTATCTTTATCAAGAAGATAGTTGTTTTTCTTGCATCCGTAAATGTAAAACGTAATATTACGGCAATAGTCTTAAATCAAGCCAGTTTAGTGAATCGGAACAGCTGTACTATCTGTTTTAAGAATCAACGAAAAGCCCATATTTCAAGGTTTTATTGACTTTTATTTTTAATTTATCTACCCCGCAACAGTCTGCCAGATTATTTAAAGTTGTCAGAAATTGCCGTTTAAACTATATTTCACTATGAAAATACTACCCTCCATATACTTGACTCCAGGTAGTCCATATAAAAATTACGACAGCACTAACAGCGATAATACCCTGAAGTAAGTTCCCTACTACTGTTCCGACTGTAATTCCTATCCCGGCTTTGACCGCTTTACCCAAGTCGCGACGGCAAGTATAATCACCTATAATTGAGCCTAAAAGTGGACCCAGTAAGATTCCTAATAGTGGTCCCCCAAAGGGTAATGTTGGCAATAATCCGAAAAATCCCAGAAATAAACCGACAAGTGCACCAATTTGTCCCCATTTACTTGCACCAGCTTGTTTTGCACCTAAGTAACCACCTAGGAAATCTACTCCCATACT
It encodes the following:
- a CDS encoding PEP-CTERM sorting domain-containing protein, encoding MFNFKSELLGAAAVLPIAAAGFLGSAGSAQALTLNGSIGINGTAIVPSDGVNPATTSVTFVDVDGVDLTGDFANFTPNSDSNTLAITGISITTLNLTRTAIISAIRATYLTGTYTPFIDFGERTLDGVTAFLTFDLDYTEVTITQLASNNISDVTLDGLTGRFNFDGVTVATGFLNASLSGISSTYQLTIVTDLTPIPEPTTMLGLGLFAAGMTVARRRQLVKA
- a CDS encoding DUF456 family protein translates to MQIIYWLLIAVMLVGVVGAVVPAIPGSSLILVAIILWGIVSSSFTAIKIPLIVTIIVLFSSMGVDFLGGYLGAKQAGASKWGQIGALVGLFLGFFGLLPTLPFGGPLLGILLGPLLGSIIGDYTCRRDLGKAVKAGIGITVGTVVGNLLQGIIAVSAVVIFIWTTWSQVYGG